A window from Drosophila kikkawai strain 14028-0561.14 chromosome 2L, DkikHiC1v2, whole genome shotgun sequence encodes these proteins:
- the LOC108074604 gene encoding trans-1,2-dihydrobenzene-1,2-diol dehydrogenase — protein sequence MSKLIRWGIASAGKISEDFVIALSTLPGTDHKVQAIAARSLDRAQEFATKHSIPKALGSYEELAKSGDVDVVYIGTLNPQHYEVAVLMLNNGKHVLCEKPLAMNKKQVEGILAAAKANKRFFMEAVWSRFFPSYQRVKELIAGGQLGQIKDVEVNFGFPLEHVDRLQKRELGGGVVYDLGIYAIQASQWAFQEKPQKIESKGSLNAEGIDDDVSATLTYSGGRTARMRFSSKEKLSNTAVIKGTKGQVTLIDFWTPNKMIDIDGQEKEWLPPKGKYQTNYANSEAMRYEAEAVRQSILAGEVENKNVTYADSLLFAEIEDTIRKQIGVLNKFDEE from the exons ATGTCGAAACTGATCCGTTGGGGAATCGCTTCAGCTGGCAAGATCAGCGAGGACTTTGTCATTGCTCTGAGCACTTTGCCCGGCACCGACCACAAGGTCCAGGCTATTGCCGCCCGATCCCTGGATCGCGCCCAGGAGTTTGCCACCAAGCACTCGATCCCCAAGGCCCTCGGAAGTTACGAGGAGCTGGCCAAGAGCGGTGATGTGG ATGTTGTCTATATTGGCACCCTGAACCCACAGCACTACGAGGTGGCCGTGCTTATGCTGAACAATGGCAAGCATGTGCTCTGCGAGAAGCCTCTGGCCATGAACAAGAAGCAAGTGGAGGGCATCCTGGCGGCAGCAAAGGCCAACAAGAGATTCTTCATGGAGGCGGTGTGGTCTCGCTTCTTCCCCTCGTACCAGCGCGTCAAGGAGCTCATCGCTGGCGGCCAGCTGGGACAGATCAAGGACGTGGAGGTCAACTTTGGCTTCCCCCTGGAACATGTGGATCGTTTGCA AAAACGCGAGCTTGGAGGCGGAGTGGTCTATGATTTGGGCATTTACGCCATCCAGGCCTCGCAGTGGGCCTTCCAGGAGAAGCCCCAGAAGATCGAGTCCAAGGGATCACTCAATGCCGAGGGCATCGACGATGATGTCAGTGCCACTTTGACTTACAGTGGCGGACGCACTGCTCGCATGCGTTTCTCCTCCAAGGAAAAACTGTCCAACACTGCCGTGATCAAGGGCACCAAAGGACAGGTTACC CTCATTGACTTCTGGACGCCTAACAAGATGATCGACATCGATGGTCAGGAGAAGGAGTGGCTCCCGCCCAAAGGCAAGTATCAGACCAACTATGCCAACTCCGAGGCCATGAGGTACGAGGCTGAGGCTGTGCGTCAGTCCATCCTCGCCGGCGAAGTGGAGAACAAGAATGTAACCTATGCCGACAGCTTGCTCTTCGCCGAGATCGAGGATACCATCCGCAAGCAGATCGGTGTGCTGAACAAGTTTGATGAGgaataa
- the LOC108074605 gene encoding uncharacterized protein produces MSLNRRKLSVSWSQYYEEMLLDMWERSIRNLEPYTGLTKTQIRRMMAKQLDDAGFIGIEAKEVRNKQENLTKKYRVEAKKLESHWIHFERLHEMFRHCRPANPVDSFDKFDEAYEETEYLTEYLEANAEDLEGKRDDQSPEPTPKKVKRPVAQEKTTGYRDDDQSSKPPPKKAKKSVPFEVGMLAAARERNRELRKFREQLIYLGERRLTVLERLEKTMNRMEAENSRFHQQMLEKKS; encoded by the exons ATGAGCCTAAATAGACGCAAACTATCCGTTTCGTGGTCGCAGTATTACGAGGAGATGCTTTTGGATATGTGGGAAAGGAGCATACGGAACTTGGAGCCGTATACCGGCTTGACAAAAACTCAAATTAGGAGGATGATGGCCAAACAGCTGGACGATGCTGGATTTATTGGAATCGAGGCGAAAGAGGTGCGCAACAAGCAGGAAAACTTAACCAAGAAGTACAG AGTGGAAGCAAAAAAACTGGAGTCGCATTGGATTCACTTTGAGAGACTCCACGAGATGTTCAGGCACTGCAGACCTGCAAACCCGg TGGACAGTTTTGATAAGTTTGACGAAGCTTACGAAGAAACTGAATACTTGACCGAATATCTGGAGGCCAATGCCGAAGATTTAGAAGGGAAACGTGACGACCAGTCTCCCGAGCCAACCCcgaaaaaagtaaaaagacCTGTTGCCCAGGAAAAAACTACGGGGTATCGTGACGACGACCAGTCTTCCAAGCCACCCCcgaaaaaagcgaaaaaatcTGTTCCCTTCGAGGTGGGAATGCTGGCGGCCGCTAGAGAACGCAACAGGGAGCTGCGAAAGTTTAGGGAGCAATTAATATATCTGGGCGAACGGCGTCTGACCGTTTTGGAGCGTTTGGAAAAAACTATGAACCGCATGGAAGCAGAAAATTCCCGATTCCACCAACAAATGTTGGAAAAGAAATCATAA